From a single Candidatus Hydrogenedentota bacterium genomic region:
- a CDS encoding alpha-L-fucosidase, translating to MKYFALLLLAAFLSPIALAADKAATWKHPLINWTKLDSPLVETTPFVFKDKLYLMESWQVQWETPGVPEGSSMQYDQVRIRDVAGDRIVSTPLVGHGLAFTFVWEGRVYVFGSNWGTEKKWQVKDVSVTSSDDLVNWTEPKVVLHANEDENFFNVAVCRGADKFVLLVETNDPRWPAFTFKYFTSDDLMTWTQVPEAYYGTNKYVGGPALYFEGDQYYTLYLEALGNAHYETRVARSTDLVTWEDAPEDRPFVTYQPELKVHALRPHYIREQNASDAELVYFGGKTIVYYTGGDQQICGDLQRAEFMGTPRELLEHFFTPEGALVPSPRQARYQESQLGAFVHYGPAAYTENSDMFATPPADTFNPAQLDTDQWARTAKAFGAKHIVLTAKHHNGYCLWPTSTTDYSIKQSPWKNGQGDVVREFVDSARKHGLSPGLYLSAGDKHEGVTSTPDPIGKRKLIGDLNAYFPRFMEQARELLTNYGPLEVVWLDEAFSPIGSDVLDANGKAIGARYGDAVVDLIRRLQPDAVIMGGTQQDLRWSGSEQGLADYPLWNVVNPGEGTKNWVRHDAEGWFIPEANIFTRSHWFWSPDSDGSLKTIDQMMDVYGKSIGHGANLLINMTPDTSGQIPLAEVAMLEGFGAAVAARYATPVRRTDGPLPVESGTTWELALDAPVLLRELVLEEDLSHGQRITGYTVEARVGGHWEAVARGETVGRKRIQALKAVTADALRFTFEGNPSDLHLRDVTLFSAR from the coding sequence ATGAAATACTTCGCCCTGCTCCTGCTTGCCGCCTTCCTCTCCCCCATCGCCCTGGCCGCCGACAAGGCCGCGACATGGAAGCACCCGCTGATCAACTGGACCAAGCTGGACTCGCCCCTCGTGGAGACGACCCCCTTCGTCTTCAAAGACAAGCTCTATCTCATGGAGAGCTGGCAGGTGCAGTGGGAGACGCCCGGTGTCCCCGAGGGCAGCAGCATGCAGTACGATCAGGTGCGCATCCGCGATGTGGCCGGTGACCGCATCGTCTCCACACCGCTGGTGGGACATGGCCTTGCCTTTACTTTCGTCTGGGAGGGGCGCGTCTATGTCTTCGGAAGCAACTGGGGCACGGAGAAGAAGTGGCAGGTAAAGGACGTGAGCGTGACGTCGTCGGACGATCTGGTAAACTGGACTGAGCCAAAGGTGGTGCTGCACGCGAATGAGGACGAGAATTTCTTCAACGTCGCCGTTTGCCGGGGCGCGGACAAGTTCGTGTTGCTCGTGGAGACCAATGATCCCCGTTGGCCCGCCTTCACGTTCAAGTACTTCACATCGGACGACCTGATGACGTGGACGCAGGTGCCGGAGGCCTACTACGGCACCAACAAGTACGTGGGCGGCCCGGCGCTTTATTTCGAAGGCGACCAGTATTACACGCTCTATCTTGAGGCCCTCGGCAATGCCCACTATGAGACGCGTGTGGCGCGCTCCACGGATCTCGTCACCTGGGAAGACGCGCCGGAAGATCGTCCTTTTGTGACCTACCAGCCCGAGCTCAAGGTCCACGCCCTGCGCCCGCACTACATCCGCGAGCAGAACGCCTCGGACGCGGAGCTGGTTTACTTCGGCGGCAAGACCATCGTTTACTACACCGGCGGTGACCAGCAGATCTGCGGCGATCTGCAGCGCGCCGAATTCATGGGCACGCCCCGGGAACTGCTGGAGCACTTCTTCACGCCCGAGGGCGCGCTGGTGCCCTCGCCGCGCCAGGCCCGCTACCAGGAAAGTCAGTTGGGCGCTTTCGTCCACTATGGCCCGGCGGCCTACACCGAAAACAGCGACATGTTTGCCACGCCGCCCGCGGATACCTTCAACCCCGCCCAGCTTGACACCGATCAGTGGGCGCGCACGGCGAAGGCCTTTGGCGCGAAGCATATCGTGCTGACGGCGAAGCACCACAATGGCTACTGCCTGTGGCCAACCAGCACCACGGACTATTCCATCAAGCAATCGCCGTGGAAGAACGGTCAGGGCGATGTGGTGCGCGAGTTTGTCGATTCCGCCCGGAAACACGGCCTTTCCCCCGGTCTCTATCTGTCCGCCGGCGACAAACACGAAGGCGTCACCAGCACGCCCGACCCCATCGGCAAGCGCAAGCTCATCGGCGATCTCAACGCCTATTTCCCTAGGTTCATGGAGCAGGCCCGCGAGCTGCTCACGAACTACGGCCCCCTGGAAGTGGTGTGGCTCGATGAAGCCTTCAGCCCCATCGGGTCAGATGTGCTGGATGCCAACGGAAAGGCCATTGGCGCGCGCTATGGGGACGCCGTGGTCGATCTCATTCGGCGACTCCAGCCCGACGCGGTGATCATGGGCGGCACCCAGCAGGACCTCCGCTGGTCCGGAAGTGAACAGGGCCTGGCGGACTACCCCTTGTGGAACGTGGTAAACCCCGGCGAAGGCACGAAGAACTGGGTGCGTCACGACGCCGAGGGATGGTTCATCCCCGAGGCCAACATCTTCACCCGATCCCACTGGTTCTGGTCTCCCGATTCGGATGGAAGCCTGAAAACGATAGATCAGATGATGGACGTTTATGGCAAATCCATCGGCCATGGCGCCAACCTGCTCATCAATATGACCCCGGACACCTCGGGGCAGATTCCCCTTGCGGAAGTCGCGATGCTGGAAGGCTTCGGCGCGGCCGTGGCGGCGCGCTACGCCACACCGGTGCGGCGCACCGACGGGCCATTGCCCGTTGAGTCCGGCACGACCTGGGAACTGGCTCTCGACGCGCCTGTCTTACTGCGTGAACTCGTGCTGGAGGAGGACTTGAGTCACGGTCAGCGCATCACTGGATACACCGTCGAGGCGCGGGTCGGAGGACACTGGGAAGCGGTGGCCCGGGGTGAGACCGTCGGACGCAAGCGCATTCAGGCCCTGAAGGCCGTGACAGCCGATGCCCTCAGGTTCACCTTCGAGGGGAACCCGTCCGACCTCCACCTGCGCGATGTGACCCTCTTCAGCGCCCGCTGA